A stretch of DNA from Triticum dicoccoides isolate Atlit2015 ecotype Zavitan chromosome 2A, WEW_v2.0, whole genome shotgun sequence:
AAACCAAAGAAGCACACGTCCACACATGGGCAGCAGCATCTCGGCAGGATACCCGTCCCTTTTGACCGGATGGCCGCAAACCAACACGCACACGGACGGCGCCACGCCGATTTCGAGGCCAAGCATGCGCCTCCTAGCCGCATGCCTACAGTATTTTGTTGCCTTGTGTAGGAGTAGTAGAATTTCTCTGGTTGTGATGCCATCTGACGATCAGACCCATCGTCTCGATCCCCTCATCCCTCCCTCCATGGTCAAGACCTCACCTTGGAATGGGGACCCTCATCGGAAAAAGAAGAGTAATTTTCACAAGGAGGGATGGATAATTAggcggaggaatcctcctcctcccCTATATAAAGGAAAGGGGCATCCATCCTCCTCTGCCTAACTCCTCCAGCACACACACAACACAAGCAAGAGAGAGCCTGCCTCTTGAACTAAAACAGAGCATCCAAGAGGCAGAGGCACAaacgaagaaagaataagatggcgCTCCTCCTTGTACTGGTCGGTGTTGTGGCCGGCGTTGTGCTAGCGAGCAGCCTGCTGCTGCGCTGGAACGAGGTGAGGTACGGCAACGGCCGGAGGAGGCATGGCGATGGCTGCTTGCCGCCGGGGACAATGGGCTGGCCGCTCTTCGGCGAGACCACCGAGTTCCTCAAGCAGGGGCCGGCCTTCATGAAGCACAGGAGCCTCAGGTGCGTAGCTAGCGGGCATATGATTATGCATTCTTGCTTGCGTCTTCTTCCCCGGATTAGCTAGCTCGTGTGTCTTCGCCGGGATTTGGGGGATTTTGTTGGAGATCAAGTTGGTTGTGTTGTGTTGTGTTGTGGAGAACTCAACTAGAGAATAGAGATGGTTACTTACATGCTATTGGTCTCTCCAATAATAGAGAGAGAACCACTCGCTCTATTTTTGCCGCTCTGGCTCCCTCTTACCTCCTAttttcacatgaaagataagagtaTATAATATATCTAAGTCGTTGGTCTCATTAATTAGTGATCTGATTAAGTCTTATCTTCTTACCTCACATGTAAAAAAATAGGATAAGAGGAAGTATGTTAAAATTTGCCTTATTATTTGTAGTTTCTTCTAAATTTGTTACTACTACTATTAATTAGCAGACCCTTCTTTTTAAAGAGATTTTTCAGTAATTATACTACTCCTAAAAGTTGCTCCTGCCTACACGAATCGATGAGCTACGGAAATGTGCCGGTTTGGCAGCTGCTTTCCGGCTGTGCAAAGTGACGGGGAGAGCTGTGTCCCCCTAAAGCTCACAAACAACACACGCTCATCACTGCTCCAGCTCCCAAAGTACCATTCCGGATGTAAATTATTATGACACAGATCAAAAGAGAAACATCCCCATCATTGCCCTCCACTGTTTTTTCCAGAGAGAAAACTGAAATATTACTGCTCGTGCATAATGAATGAATAAAAAAGAACAGAGGATGTTAGCATAATCCCATGCCTAATCACAGTGTTTGCTTGCATGCTTGCCATCGAAAAACACATCAAATATATTACCGCTGCTAGCATAAGCTTATTTGATTGAAACTACCGAGGAATTAACATGTGTGTGCGCTGCTGCAGGTACGGGAGGCTGTTCAGGACCCACATCCTGGGCTGCCCCACGGTGGTGTGCATGGACCCGGAGCTCAACCGCCGGATGCTGCTGCAGGGCGAGTCCGGCGGCCTCGTCCCCGGCTACCCGCAGTCcatgctcgacatcctcggccgcaACAACATTGCCGCCGTGCACGGCCCGCTCCACCGCGTCATGCGCGGCGCCATGCTCGGCCTCGTCCGCCCGGCCGCGCTCCGCACCAGCCtcctccccaagatcgacgccttcATGCGCGACCATCTCCATGGCTGGGCCGGCAGCGTCGTCGATGTCCAGGCCAAGACCAAGGAGGTCAGTGCAGTCCCTTCAATCAAATCTACTAACGCGTAGAGCCGTAGGGTACACAGGCCACCTTTACCGTACATGTAGATGTAGAGGCAGTTGGGTGGCATGTTGGAGTACGTTAATGGCAGCAACTACTTCCATCTTAATTCTCTGTGCAGCAAAGATTAGTTCACTCACTGCTTTGCTATGAAAAAACGGCTAGTTTGAAAATAGAATCTCAAAGCTTGATGTTTTGCAAAATCGGTCCACGGTTTGGGGGATATAATACATGCAGCTGTTCGTGTCAAGTGAGAATTTTTTGTTCAAATACATTTCGTTTGTTAATTGTTTTGCTTATACTAGCTGTTGGACGCCAGATGGATCAGTGATAAAAATAGCCTTGTTGCAGCAACAGCATCACTCTACACATTCCAAAGTGGTTGTTGCAGAGTTTCATAGTATCCCACTGCAAAAACAGAGTATCACATTTGGAGACATCATCATTACCCGTTTCCGTTTGCCGCTTTTGTGGTGGTTGCAGAGTTTCATAGAAGCATCTTCTGCTTGCATGGGCATGGCAACAACATATCACAGAATCTTATGTCCTCATCATATCTAACTGACTTTCACTTTCCATTTTAGATGGCCTTGCTATCTGCGCTCCGGCAGATTGCCGGCATCACAGCAGGCCCACTCTCCGACGCCCTCAAGACGGAGCTGTACACGCTTGTGCTCGGCACCATCTCCTTGCCCATCAACATTCCGGGGACCAGCTACTACCAGGGCTTCCAGGCTAGGAAGAAACTTGTGTCCATGCTAGAGCAAATGATCGCGGAACGGCGATTGTCTGGTGACGCTCACGATGACATGCTGGATGCTCTCTTGAGAAGCGGCGACGATGGGACCAGGGAAAAGCTCAGCGACGAGCAGATCATTGACTTGCTCATCGCCCTCATCTACTCTGGGTACGAAACCATGTCGACGACTTCCATGATGGCCGTCAAGTACCTATCGGAACATCCGCGGGCCCTCGACGAACTCAGGGTATGTACTATGTACACATAATCTGGAAATCAATTTTGATTCCTTGAAAAAAGTCCATGTGCTTCTGGACTTTACTGACGACATTTTCACTTGTGAATGCAGAGAGAGCATCTTGATATCAGGAAGGGGAAATCGCCGGAGGAAGCAATCAGCTACGAAGATTTTAAGTCCATGGCCTTCACTCGAGCTGTAAGTAGTAGTAGGAGATAAAATGCAAAAAATTTAAGTCAGAGTAGGAAATTTAATATAAGTATGAACTGATGGATATACCATGCAGGTCATTTTTGAGACGCTAAGATTAGCCACAGTTGTGAATGGGCTGCTGAGGAAAACTACTCAGGATGTAGAAATGAATGGTGAGTTGTGCTTGGAATTTACTCTGCTACTGAAGCATTCCCCTGCCAAATATTAGTTCATTTCTAATGCGATATGTTATCGATTTCTTCCAGGGTATGTCATTCCGCAAGGCTGGAGAATCTATGTTTACACGAGGGAGATAAACTACGATCCGTTCATGTATCCTGACCCAATGACCTTCAATCCATGGAGGTGGCTGGTAAGTAAGAGAGCGAACAAATATGACCGTCAAAATATCACTAAAACATACCGCCTTGGCCCTAGCAGAAGAAGTTCTAACCTATTGTTGCCTACTGAAAATGAACAGGAGAAGAACATGGAATCGCACCCGCACTTCATGTTGTTCGGAGGAGGCGGGCGGATGTGCCCTGGGAAGGAGGTGGGCACGGCAGAGATCGCGACTTTCCTCCACTACTTTGTGACCCGATATAGGTCTGTTCAACCTCTTCTTAGTCCACACCGATTCCATTTCCAGAATTATTTACTGACAGGTACTTGGCATTGGCTTTGCTTTTTCAGATGGGAGGAAGAAGGCAAGAACACGATCTTGAAATTCCCCCGGGTGGAGGCTCCCAACGGGTTACATATCCGAGTTCAAGATTACTGATCTTGGAAACATACATTTTGCAGAGTTTAGGTAGATAGGGCCCAGACTGAGACGACAAGAGTGCAATTTTGCGCCGATGGAAAGATTAGATCAGCCTTGTAAGAAATAGGAAACATACGTATAGTGTAGGTATTATAGGTTCAGTAGGCACTTGACGTAGAAGGCCACAAGAggcaacttcttcttcatctttgtGATCAATTACATATGCATGATAAGCATCGCTATATATGTGATATGTGACTTGAATCTGATAAGCGGAAATACATATATGTGTATATCTGGTGTCTTGAATCTGATGATAAGCAGCACCATATCTATCATCTATTTAAGAAGTTGCTCCCCATTattggacgagacttgcctgctccctttccgtgctcccgcatacgtggcttgatttgattggaacaaaataaggcccggccccacccctttaaaatcagggggaggggggagatgattagattagaaaggaaaaaaaaaagacagccgtaggatgaGTTGAGAGCATGGATGGGAACatgaagagggagcaggcaagccggatcccccATTATTCCCTATTCTTTCACCATGCACACTGTCCACATCAGCGATGTGCCACGTCATCCCCATTATAGTATTTCTCTTACATGCGCATTATCCACATCAGTGGCCCATGCATGTACGTATAATCTCAGGAAGTTTGTTCTCTCGGGCCGTTGGCTGCATGGGAGGTGAATAAATGGGCAATATTTACGTGACCGGGCTAATTAGGCCTTCAAAATTCGGAAGACAGACAAACAGGTTGGCCTCCTCCACAGATTGAAGGTGTCTTCTCCCCTTCCATTCTTGACCCACTTCCCTTCCATGTGTATATACTAGACCATGACGGCGCGTGTTACTGCGCCCGTCCTTTATGTAAATATAGGCATCTTGATGCATCAAAgttatgatgaacttttttttatttACAATATAGAATGCATGTACTTGTTCTGGGGAGAATAATATAGATGAAATTTTCTTTATTTACAATAAAAGAATATTGATATCTTAGGAGGATAATATAGATGGACTTTTCTTAGGAGGACAATATGACAAATACAATTGTAAAGATTAGCTACTGAACCCCGAGGACGTAATTCTGTTCTAATATGATAGAACTTTTAGTTGCATCACCACAATATTAATTGTAATCTTAGAAGAGAAGGATAGCGAGCTCGTTCTACAAATAGTATGTGGGATATGAAATTACTGAAGTTAGCATTTGGTTCTAGGCAACTAAGGTCTTGATGATGGCACGAAGTTGGAAGCTCACCAAAATATTTGAGAGAGGACGAGGCGAATGCGGCTCAACCCATTGTTCCCGTCCAATCTTGCATAAGAATCTTGTATGGTTGTTTAAGTAGATATCCATGATTAGGTACATATGAATCTTTCTTAAGCATGGAGAGAGAACTGGATGAGATCCAAGTGCATGTATTAGCTAGCTACAGTGACATTCTTTGCCACTCTTTTATATGTAAATCTCCTTGCAGAACTCATGACCTTAAATCTCTGCAACTTTAGTTGGTCATCATGCACTAAAACAATATGAATGCTAGAGTGTATCAGGTGAAACAGACCAAATATTCAAGAACTCTTAAATCTCAGAAATAGTTACAGCAGACATCATCATTATTTAGTACAAAGTATCCACAATCTGAACACAAAATAAAGCAAATTGGTATAGGCCACTATATGAGCAG
This window harbors:
- the LOC119358574 gene encoding cytochrome P450 85A1-like, with the protein product MALLLVLVGVVAGVVLASSLLLRWNEVRYGNGRRRHGDGCLPPGTMGWPLFGETTEFLKQGPAFMKHRSLRYGRLFRTHILGCPTVVCMDPELNRRMLLQGESGGLVPGYPQSMLDILGRNNIAAVHGPLHRVMRGAMLGLVRPAALRTSLLPKIDAFMRDHLHGWAGSVVDVQAKTKEMALLSALRQIAGITAGPLSDALKTELYTLVLGTISLPINIPGTSYYQGFQARKKLVSMLEQMIAERRLSGDAHDDMLDALLRSGDDGTREKLSDEQIIDLLIALIYSGYETMSTTSMMAVKYLSEHPRALDELRREHLDIRKGKSPEEAISYEDFKSMAFTRAVIFETLRLATVVNGLLRKTTQDVEMNGYVIPQGWRIYVYTREINYDPFMYPDPMTFNPWRWLEKNMESHPHFMLFGGGGRMCPGKEVGTAEIATFLHYFVTRYRWEEEGKNTILKFPRVEAPNGLHIRVQDY